Proteins from one Desulfonema limicola genomic window:
- a CDS encoding FG-GAP-like repeat-containing protein, producing the protein MKTRILFILIVFLSLTGNSNAVIQSPVLKWKNGGCYSSWCETGWYSSPAVADLDKDGKSEVIGASYSVFILNGEDGSLKFRMDPDGDRVWPGIVIADINGDNELEIITAHAKGYVHVFDCNGNIIWSRQPASRELRGLSVYDLDADGRMEIIVTAAVQSRENIWVYEHDGTLRNGWPQLDNDSGYAHGVFNSNASIGDIDSDGIGEIIVPSDVHYICAYKPDGVQIKADAIYGDKAWGEVDVWESLETEIKSQGECDGVRTESWRTNFAHGPASIADLNNDNKLEIVVTGNVYNCEVGHPPGLYNGVYIFNADRSRFNKDGFNWETVPVDTGAPLTEDYDIIENNMPNPVLADIDGDGNKEIIYSSYDGKVHAFWLDKTEHHNWPCLVYKPSEGFYRFASEPVIADLDNNGKAEVIFASWVQKGKNKTGKLHILDYKGIPLYEIDLPPAVGSWDWNGGLAAPTIANIDNDPDFEIVINTARSGLIAYDLPGTANARILWGTGRGTYQRTGMAVPAGDINNNFRVELADAVYGLQISSGQIPSKIQINADVNGDGRIGIIDVIYILQIISQ; encoded by the coding sequence ATGAAAACAAGAATCCTGTTTATTTTAATTGTTTTTTTGTCTTTAACAGGCAATTCCAATGCAGTTATACAAAGTCCTGTTTTAAAATGGAAGAATGGAGGGTGTTACAGCTCGTGGTGTGAAACAGGCTGGTATTCATCACCTGCTGTTGCTGATCTGGATAAAGACGGGAAATCCGAGGTTATCGGGGCATCTTACTCGGTATTTATTTTAAATGGTGAAGACGGTTCTTTAAAATTCAGGATGGATCCTGATGGAGACAGGGTATGGCCTGGAATTGTTATTGCTGATATTAACGGAGATAATGAGCTTGAAATTATTACTGCCCATGCCAAAGGATATGTTCATGTTTTTGACTGTAATGGAAATATTATATGGTCAAGGCAGCCTGCATCAAGAGAACTGAGGGGGCTTTCTGTTTATGACCTGGATGCAGATGGAAGAATGGAAATTATTGTAACTGCTGCTGTACAAAGCAGGGAAAACATCTGGGTATATGAACATGATGGCACCCTCCGCAATGGCTGGCCCCAGTTGGATAATGATAGTGGATATGCCCATGGTGTTTTTAACTCAAATGCTTCAATCGGGGATATTGACTCAGATGGTATTGGTGAAATCATTGTTCCATCTGATGTTCATTATATATGCGCGTATAAGCCGGACGGGGTGCAGATAAAAGCTGATGCAATATACGGAGATAAAGCATGGGGTGAGGTTGATGTCTGGGAATCTCTGGAAACAGAGATCAAGAGCCAGGGAGAGTGTGATGGAGTGCGTACAGAAAGCTGGCGCACAAATTTTGCACATGGACCTGCATCTATTGCTGATTTAAACAATGATAATAAGCTTGAGATTGTAGTAACAGGAAATGTCTATAATTGTGAGGTCGGGCATCCTCCTGGACTTTATAATGGAGTATATATTTTTAATGCTGACCGAAGCCGTTTTAATAAGGATGGATTTAACTGGGAGACTGTTCCTGTTGATACAGGCGCTCCTTTAACTGAGGATTATGATATTATTGAGAATAATATGCCTAATCCAGTACTTGCAGATATTGATGGAGACGGAAATAAAGAAATTATCTATTCTTCATATGACGGTAAGGTTCATGCTTTCTGGCTTGATAAAACCGAACATCATAACTGGCCCTGTTTGGTTTATAAACCCTCAGAGGGTTTTTATCGTTTTGCTTCCGAACCTGTAATTGCTGATCTTGATAATAATGGTAAAGCAGAAGTAATTTTTGCTTCATGGGTGCAAAAAGGCAAAAACAAAACTGGAAAACTGCATATTCTGGATTATAAGGGCATTCCCCTGTATGAGATTGACCTGCCTCCTGCTGTTGGTTCCTGGGACTGGAACGGGGGACTGGCTGCTCCGACAATTGCAAATATTGACAATGATCCTGATTTTGAAATTGTAATTAATACGGCACGTTCAGGACTTATTGCCTATGATCTTCCAGGCACTGCAAATGCCCGTATTTTATGGGGAACTGGAAGAGGAACATATCAAAGAACCGGAATGGCTGTTCCTGCCGGAGATATCAACAATAATTTCAGGGTTGAACTGGCAGATGCTGTTTATGGTCTTCAAATTTCTTCTGGTCAGATACCATCAAAGATTCAAATCAATGCAGATGTAAATGGCGATGGCAGGATCGGAATAATAGATGTGATATATATCTTACAGATTATTTCACAATGA
- a CDS encoding response regulator: protein MFDGLDVIIVDDDPVVCRILSEDIKQFYSWGNVLAFSNADKAIAYCRDCEVGLAVFVVDVFLDGKSGFFFLDAIEEKFQTCHEDAIIITGSASDDVVNMCVASDVSYLLEKPVKKYALQLAVRSIVSKYMKFSKKLFQDPDFAKLVAKIKNH from the coding sequence ATGTTTGATGGTCTGGACGTTATTATTGTTGATGACGATCCTGTTGTATGCCGGATTCTGTCAGAAGATATAAAGCAGTTTTATTCCTGGGGCAATGTCCTGGCTTTTTCAAATGCTGATAAAGCCATAGCTTACTGCCGAGATTGCGAGGTTGGGCTTGCAGTGTTTGTTGTAGATGTTTTTCTTGATGGTAAAAGCGGTTTTTTTTTCCTGGATGCTATTGAAGAAAAATTTCAAACATGTCATGAGGATGCTATTATAATAACTGGAAGTGCAAGTGATGATGTTGTTAATATGTGTGTTGCTTCAGATGTAAGTTATCTGCTTGAAAAACCGGTTAAAAAATACGCATTACAACTTGCAGTCCGTTCAATAGTTTCCAAATATATGAAGTTTTCAAAAAAATTATTTCAAGACCCTGATTTTGCAAAGCTGGTTGCTAAAATTAAAAACCATTAA
- a CDS encoding branched-chain amino acid ABC transporter permease, which translates to MEEFFQQLTNGLAIGGIYALIALGYTMVYGVLKLINFAHGDLFTIGAYLGLTIITSFALNEYLGAFLGVLLLAVMVMGLVGIIGIVLDRAAYRPLRESPRLSAVVSALGASIFFQNAVMLIYGAKYQFYPKNILPKIVISFFGMPIPLMRILILLTSIVMMIALYLFIQKTKVGTAIRAAAIDQGAARLMGINVDRVIMIVFFIGPALGGAAGLMVGLYYGQINFTMGWVYGLKAFTAAILGGIGNIPGAMVGGILLGVIEALGAAYISIAWKDAIAFCVLIGILIVRPTGLLGERVAEKI; encoded by the coding sequence GTGGAAGAATTTTTTCAGCAGTTGACAAACGGACTGGCTATTGGAGGTATTTACGCACTCATAGCCCTGGGCTATACAATGGTTTACGGGGTTCTCAAGCTCATTAACTTTGCCCACGGAGATCTTTTTACCATTGGTGCTTATCTCGGCCTTACAATTATAACTTCTTTTGCTCTGAATGAGTATCTTGGAGCATTTCTTGGCGTACTGCTTCTGGCAGTCATGGTTATGGGGCTTGTGGGCATAATCGGCATTGTCCTTGATCGCGCAGCTTACAGGCCTCTCAGAGAATCCCCCAGGCTTTCCGCTGTTGTTTCCGCATTAGGGGCATCCATTTTTTTCCAGAATGCAGTAATGCTCATTTATGGAGCAAAATATCAGTTTTATCCTAAAAATATCCTGCCCAAGATAGTTATTTCTTTTTTTGGTATGCCCATACCTCTTATGCGGATTCTTATTCTTCTTACCTCTATTGTAATGATGATAGCTCTCTACCTGTTTATACAAAAAACAAAGGTTGGAACTGCAATAAGGGCAGCAGCCATAGACCAGGGAGCAGCAAGGCTCATGGGTATTAATGTTGACAGGGTAATTATGATAGTATTTTTTATCGGTCCTGCCCTCGGCGGTGCTGCTGGTTTGATGGTTGGGCTTTATTACGGCCAGATCAATTTTACAATGGGATGGGTTTATGGTTTAAAGGCTTTTACAGCAGCTATTTTAGGTGGTATAGGAAATATACCAGGGGCAATGGTTGGAGGTATCCTTCTAGGGGTTATTGAAGCCCTGGGAGCTGCTTATATCTCAATTGCCTGGAAAGATGCTATTGCCTTTTGCGTACTTATTGGAATTTTGATTGTCCGGCCCACAGGACTGCTGGGAGAACGGGTAGCGGAGAAAATATAA
- a CDS encoding histone deacetylase, giving the protein MLQAEYKTGLVFFPAFDWAISPNHPEREERLLYTQDQVIEEGLFDIEGITEFKPDLVNIRDIQRAHFCVPDEWSVTTESHFISAGGAKTIAMAVMENRVKRGFALVRPPGHHAMRVVHGSRGFCNINIEAVMVEFLRTAYKDKIKKVAIVDTDCHHGDGTQDIYWHDPDTLFISLHQDGRTLYPGTGFVNELGGPNAAGLTVNIPLPPNTSEDGFLYTINNMVLPILDDFKPDIIINSAGQDNHYADPITNMNFSAQGYAKLTELLKPDIAVLEGGYSIESALPYMNVGIILAMAGLDYSRVKEPNYDPDRIRQTSEVTEYIKKLGEKVMNYWETRDETRERFQGNKKFDERSRNIFYDTDNIFEKQFETLRICNDCGGAFCIDSSSDKGGHVLAVHIPVKACSKCQETAYEWYDSASEKKFDMALLQDRKKDEYKKKKFK; this is encoded by the coding sequence ATGCTGCAAGCTGAATATAAAACCGGGCTGGTATTTTTTCCGGCCTTTGACTGGGCCATAAGCCCCAATCATCCTGAGCGTGAAGAACGCCTTCTTTATACCCAGGATCAGGTTATTGAAGAAGGTTTGTTTGATATTGAAGGAATAACAGAATTTAAGCCTGATCTTGTTAATATCAGGGATATACAAAGGGCGCATTTTTGTGTTCCTGATGAATGGTCAGTAACAACAGAATCCCATTTCATAAGTGCAGGAGGAGCCAAAACCATTGCTATGGCTGTTATGGAAAACAGGGTTAAGCGCGGATTTGCCCTTGTCAGGCCCCCGGGGCATCATGCCATGAGAGTTGTCCATGGTTCACGAGGATTCTGCAATATAAATATTGAAGCTGTTATGGTTGAATTTCTCCGTACTGCTTATAAAGATAAAATCAAAAAGGTTGCCATTGTCGACACTGACTGCCATCATGGTGACGGAACCCAGGATATTTACTGGCATGATCCTGATACACTTTTTATCTCGCTCCACCAGGACGGCCGCACCCTTTATCCAGGAACAGGTTTTGTCAATGAACTTGGAGGTCCAAATGCTGCCGGTTTGACTGTGAATATTCCCCTGCCCCCCAATACATCGGAAGATGGTTTTTTATATACTATAAACAATATGGTTTTGCCTATTTTAGATGATTTTAAACCTGATATTATTATTAATTCAGCAGGACAGGATAATCATTATGCAGACCCCATAACAAACATGAATTTTTCAGCCCAGGGATATGCAAAACTAACAGAGCTTTTAAAGCCTGATATTGCCGTTCTTGAAGGAGGATACTCCATTGAAAGCGCACTGCCTTACATGAATGTAGGTATTATCCTGGCTATGGCCGGACTGGATTACAGCAGGGTGAAAGAACCTAATTATGATCCTGACCGTATCCGCCAGACCAGTGAAGTTACTGAATATATTAAAAAGCTTGGGGAAAAGGTCATGAATTACTGGGAAACCAGGGATGAAACCAGGGAAAGATTCCAGGGAAATAAAAAATTTGATGAGCGGTCCCGCAATATTTTCTATGATACAGATAATATTTTTGAAAAACAATTTGAAACCCTCAGAATCTGCAATGACTGCGGAGGTGCTTTTTGTATTGATTCATCATCTGACAAGGGAGGACATGTACTGGCTGTTCACATACCTGTTAAAGCCTGCAGTAAGTGCCAGGAAACTGCTTATGAATGGTATGATTCTGCCAGTGAAAAGAAATTTGATATGGCACTGCTGCAAGACCGAAAAAAAGATGAATATAAAAAGAAAAAATTCAAATAA
- the epmA gene encoding EF-P lysine aminoacylase EpmA, giving the protein MFLKNLQLRAEIIQALRNFFIKKNYLEIETPYRIPAPAPEANIDAVSSETWFLHTSPELCMKRLLAAGFSRIFQICKCFRRGERGNRHLPEFTILEWYEAGFDYMDMMEQCEELICSAACDIGFGSSFFFQGQNIDLKRPWDRITVAEAFKRFSPVSMENALVSGSFDEMIGIEIEPHLGKEKPVFLYDYPASCGALAKLKPDKSAAERFELYISGMELCNAFTELTDCKEQRKRFNKEQEMRGASGKKEYPIPEKFLNDLEFMPDASGNALGIDRLVMLFADTVKIDDVVAFVPENL; this is encoded by the coding sequence GTGTTTTTAAAAAATCTGCAATTAAGAGCAGAAATTATTCAGGCTCTTAGAAATTTTTTTATAAAAAAAAACTACCTGGAAATAGAAACACCATACAGAATTCCTGCTCCTGCACCTGAAGCCAATATAGATGCAGTATCTTCAGAAACCTGGTTTTTGCATACATCACCTGAACTCTGCATGAAACGGCTTCTGGCAGCAGGATTCAGCCGTATCTTTCAGATCTGCAAATGTTTTAGACGAGGTGAAAGAGGAAATCGGCATCTGCCTGAATTTACCATCCTGGAATGGTATGAAGCTGGTTTTGATTATATGGATATGATGGAGCAGTGCGAAGAACTTATTTGTTCAGCAGCCTGTGATATTGGATTTGGCAGCTCATTTTTTTTTCAGGGACAAAATATTGACTTAAAACGTCCCTGGGACAGGATAACAGTTGCTGAAGCCTTTAAACGCTTTTCCCCTGTTTCTATGGAAAATGCTCTGGTTTCAGGCTCTTTTGACGAAATGATTGGAATTGAGATTGAACCGCATCTGGGTAAAGAAAAACCTGTTTTTCTTTATGATTATCCTGCATCCTGCGGCGCTCTCGCAAAATTAAAGCCAGATAAGTCTGCTGCTGAACGTTTTGAACTTTATATATCCGGTATGGAACTCTGCAATGCTTTTACAGAACTCACAGACTGTAAAGAGCAGCGGAAACGTTTTAACAAAGAACAGGAAATGCGCGGGGCATCAGGAAAAAAAGAATATCCCATACCTGAAAAATTTCTGAATGATTTGGAATTTATGCCTGATGCTTCAGGAAATGCTCTGGGAATCGACCGGCTTGTCATGCTTTTTGCTGATACTGTTAAAATTGATGATGTTGTGGCTTTTGTTCCTGAAAATTTATAG
- the rpsI gene encoding 30S ribosomal protein S9, giving the protein MDKANEYYATGRRKNAIARTWLKPGKGEIIVNNRTMDDYFPLESSKLFLLQPFTITNNVGSYDVKVMVKGGGISGQVGAIRHGITRALIEADPDLRSVLKKAGFVKRDPRVKERKKYGQKGARARFQFSKR; this is encoded by the coding sequence ATGGATAAAGCAAACGAATATTACGCAACAGGCAGACGAAAGAACGCAATTGCCAGAACCTGGCTGAAACCTGGAAAAGGTGAGATAATTGTCAACAACAGAACAATGGATGATTATTTTCCCCTTGAGTCTTCCAAGCTGTTTTTGCTTCAACCCTTTACTATTACCAATAATGTTGGTTCATATGATGTAAAGGTAATGGTAAAAGGCGGTGGAATTTCAGGTCAGGTGGGTGCAATACGTCATGGTATTACCCGTGCATTAATAGAAGCTGATCCTGATTTAAGATCAGTTCTTAAAAAAGCTGGATTTGTTAAACGTGATCCCAGAGTTAAGGAACGTAAGAAATACGGTCAAAAGGGTGCAAGGGCAAGATTCCAGTTTTCAAAGCGTTAA
- a CDS encoding ABC transporter ATP-binding protein, which translates to MLLEIKNLYVKYGNVEALHGININVDKGEIVTILGANGAGKSTTLMAVSGLVKASMGEIIFSGTPLHKISADKIVKLGISQSPEGRRVFGILTVLENLKLGAFTSSDNKKIKKNLDWIFELFPRLKERSEQLAGTLSGGEQQMLAIGRALMANPKILLLDEPSLGLAPILVKAIFETVREINKSGLTVVLVEQNAKAALKLAHRGYVMEVGNIVLEDTAQALLANPDVQNAYLGGTK; encoded by the coding sequence ATGCTCCTTGAAATCAAAAATCTTTATGTAAAATACGGTAATGTTGAGGCCCTTCACGGAATTAACATCAATGTTGATAAAGGTGAAATAGTTACCATACTTGGGGCCAATGGAGCCGGTAAGTCAACAACCCTGATGGCTGTAAGCGGTCTTGTAAAGGCATCTATGGGAGAAATTATATTTTCCGGCACTCCCCTGCATAAAATATCTGCTGATAAAATAGTGAAACTGGGTATATCCCAGTCCCCCGAAGGGCGCAGAGTTTTTGGAATACTCACAGTACTTGAAAATCTCAAACTGGGAGCATTTACATCCAGTGACAATAAAAAGATTAAAAAAAATCTGGACTGGATATTTGAGCTTTTTCCCCGTCTCAAGGAAAGAAGCGAGCAGCTTGCTGGAACCTTGAGCGGCGGTGAGCAGCAGATGCTTGCCATTGGCCGCGCTTTGATGGCAAACCCTAAAATTCTTCTTTTAGATGAACCAAGCCTGGGACTGGCTCCAATCCTGGTAAAAGCCATATTTGAAACAGTAAGAGAGATCAATAAATCAGGTTTAACAGTTGTACTTGTGGAACAAAACGCAAAAGCAGCACTCAAGCTGGCTCACCGCGGTTATGTTATGGAAGTGGGAAATATAGTCCTGGAAGATACAGCCCAGGCACTTCTTGCCAATCCTGATGTTCAAAATGCTTATCTTGGCGGTACAAAATAG
- a CDS encoding branched-chain amino acid ABC transporter permease produces MQNIPKRYIVYGIITAVLACSPFFLNRYWVDVLNNVGMYAMLGLSLNLIVGHTGLFNLGHAAFYAMGAYTAAILNTSFNIPILWLIPASGLTAGLFAAIIARPIIHLRGDYLCIVTIGVGEIMRIALINDVFGITGGANGIFGISRPEIFGFKIRRPDEFFYLIWFFVALTIFLFHRLEKSRFGRALNYLREDEIAAEGSGINTAYYKLAAFVLGAAWAGMVGTLYAGKMTIISPESFNFWESVVMFTLIILGGSGSIPGVILGAFLLIGLPECFRGLANARMMVFGAAMVAMMIFRTQGILPAIPRKFPINKISENRGTS; encoded by the coding sequence ATGCAGAATATACCCAAAAGATATATTGTTTACGGCATAATCACTGCGGTGCTTGCATGTTCACCGTTTTTCTTAAACCGCTACTGGGTGGATGTACTCAACAATGTTGGCATGTACGCCATGCTTGGTTTAAGTCTTAACCTTATTGTGGGCCATACCGGGCTTTTTAATCTTGGTCATGCTGCCTTTTATGCAATGGGGGCATATACAGCCGCAATTTTAAATACAAGTTTTAATATCCCTATTTTATGGCTTATACCTGCCAGCGGCCTTACAGCCGGTCTTTTTGCTGCTATAATTGCACGTCCCATTATTCACCTTCGCGGGGATTATCTCTGTATTGTTACCATTGGTGTAGGGGAGATAATGCGTATTGCCCTGATAAACGATGTTTTCGGGATTACAGGCGGAGCCAATGGAATCTTTGGAATTTCCAGGCCTGAGATTTTCGGGTTTAAGATACGCAGGCCTGATGAATTCTTTTATCTTATCTGGTTTTTTGTTGCACTGACCATATTTCTTTTTCACCGTCTGGAAAAATCAAGATTTGGCAGGGCACTTAATTATCTCCGCGAAGATGAAATTGCAGCTGAAGGCAGCGGCATTAACACAGCCTATTACAAACTTGCAGCTTTTGTACTGGGAGCTGCATGGGCAGGAATGGTGGGAACCCTTTACGCCGGCAAGATGACAATCATTTCTCCTGAATCCTTTAATTTCTGGGAATCGGTTGTCATGTTTACCCTGATTATCCTCGGGGGGTCAGGCAGTATCCCAGGAGTAATTCTCGGGGCATTTCTTCTTATCGGCCTGCCAGAATGTTTCAGAGGGCTTGCCAATGCCAGGATGATGGTTTTCGGGGCTGCAATGGTTGCCATGATGATATTTAGAACCCAGGGAATTTTACCGGCAATTCCAAGAAAGTTTCCCATCAATAAAATATCTGAAAACAGAGGAACCTCGTGA
- the rplM gene encoding 50S ribosomal protein L13: MKKYTYSAKQSDNKDKWCIVDAEGMVLGRLATVIASRLRGKHNPMFTPHADTGDSVVVINADKVVLTGRKLDQKCYYRHSGYIGGLTTTKAKDLLEKKPADMVRFAVKGMLPKNKLGSKIFKKLKVYAGDQHPHTAQNPEVLELQ; the protein is encoded by the coding sequence GTGAAAAAATATACATATAGCGCAAAACAATCCGATAATAAAGATAAATGGTGTATTGTTGATGCTGAAGGTATGGTGCTGGGCAGACTGGCTACGGTAATAGCTTCTCGTCTCAGGGGAAAACATAATCCCATGTTTACCCCTCATGCAGATACAGGTGACAGTGTCGTTGTCATTAATGCTGATAAAGTTGTACTGACAGGCCGAAAGCTTGATCAAAAGTGTTATTATCGTCACAGCGGATATATTGGCGGACTTACAACAACCAAAGCCAAAGATCTTTTGGAAAAAAAACCTGCTGATATGGTCAGGTTTGCTGTTAAAGGAATGCTGCCAAAAAATAAGCTTGGCAGTAAAATTTTCAAAAAACTGAAGGTATATGCAGGAGACCAGCATCCTCATACAGCCCAGAATCCTGAAGTTCTTGAATTACAATAG
- a CDS encoding ABC transporter ATP-binding protein has product MTTLLSLEKLTKKFGGLTAVNQVSFDVEQGTVLGLIGPNGAGKTTVFNLITGNYQPNEGKVIFDGKIINGLLTHKIVALGIARTFQTIRLFQNLSVLENVLAGCHCRMKSGIFGGMFQTPAQKKEEREALELALSELEFVGLRKDAEQLASNLSYGNQRLLEIARALATKPRVLILDEPAGGMNEQETDSLIKLIQKMSERGLTILLIEHDMGLVMEACHKLVVIEYGSKIAQGTPEEIKVNPRVIEAYLGTDEDE; this is encoded by the coding sequence GTGACTACTCTATTAAGTTTAGAAAAACTGACCAAAAAATTTGGGGGTCTTACTGCTGTTAATCAAGTTTCTTTTGATGTTGAACAAGGAACTGTTCTGGGGCTTATCGGCCCTAACGGAGCAGGAAAGACTACGGTTTTTAACCTGATTACAGGAAATTATCAGCCCAATGAAGGCAAAGTAATCTTTGACGGCAAGATCATCAATGGTCTTCTTACCCATAAAATTGTTGCTCTGGGTATTGCAAGAACCTTTCAGACCATAAGGCTGTTTCAAAATTTGTCTGTGCTTGAAAATGTTCTGGCAGGATGCCACTGCCGCATGAAATCAGGTATATTTGGAGGCATGTTTCAAACCCCGGCACAAAAAAAGGAAGAACGTGAAGCTCTGGAGCTGGCACTTTCAGAACTGGAATTTGTAGGACTCCGCAAAGATGCAGAACAGCTTGCTTCAAACCTTTCTTATGGAAACCAGAGACTTCTGGAAATTGCACGGGCACTTGCAACAAAGCCCCGTGTCCTTATCCTTGACGAACCTGCCGGAGGAATGAATGAACAGGAAACCGACAGCCTGATCAAACTGATCCAGAAAATGTCTGAAAGGGGGCTGACCATACTTCTCATAGAACATGATATGGGTCTGGTTATGGAAGCCTGTCACAAACTTGTGGTTATTGAATACGGCAGCAAGATTGCCCAGGGAACCCCGGAAGAAATAAAAGTCAATCCCCGCGTAATAGAAGCCTACCTGGGAACAGACGAGGATGAATAA
- the thiE gene encoding thiamine phosphate synthase: MIDKKILRFYYITDENAGSFTPFEQVKTAIKGGASIIQYRNKFFSSEHMEELVLIREFCKNRDVPFLINDNIDLAAKIMADGVHLGQDDDSPETARKILGKDAVIGATVSNLEELACTDLSCCDYMGTGPVFPTSTKKNAKPVKGPAGFKQVADKAPVPVVAIGGITAENALLCFEHGASGIAVISFISRAENPADNAHRLGLACELALTQAVKGKYE, from the coding sequence ATGATAGATAAAAAAATACTGAGATTTTACTATATTACAGATGAAAATGCAGGAAGTTTCACTCCTTTTGAGCAGGTTAAAACTGCAATAAAGGGAGGAGCTTCAATAATTCAATACCGAAACAAATTCTTTTCATCAGAACATATGGAAGAACTTGTTCTTATCAGAGAATTCTGCAAAAACAGGGATGTTCCATTTTTAATTAACGACAACATAGACCTTGCAGCAAAAATAATGGCAGACGGGGTTCATTTGGGCCAGGATGACGATTCCCCTGAGACCGCCAGGAAAATACTTGGAAAAGATGCTGTTATCGGAGCTACTGTATCAAACCTTGAGGAACTGGCCTGCACTGACCTCTCATGCTGCGATTATATGGGAACAGGCCCTGTTTTTCCCACAAGCACGAAAAAAAATGCAAAACCGGTTAAAGGGCCTGCTGGATTTAAGCAGGTAGCAGACAAAGCTCCTGTTCCCGTGGTTGCCATTGGAGGGATCACTGCTGAAAATGCTTTATTATGTTTTGAACACGGTGCATCAGGCATTGCAGTTATCAGTTTTATTTCAAGAGCTGAAAATCCGGCAGATAATGCTCACAGGCTGGGACTTGCCTGTGAACTTGCGTTAACCCAAGCTGTAAAGGGTAAATATGAATAA
- a CDS encoding isocitrate lyase/PEP mutase family protein → MKSAQKLRELLSSQNILIVPGCYDAFSARLIENAGFPAAFMGGFAVSVSRLGMPDTGLISYAEMADQGRNICNAVSFPVFGDGDTGYGNAVNVQRTVKGYADAGFACIMIEDQTAPKRCGHTRGKQIVSRDEAFSRIQAAVDTRESGADILIIGRTDANAVQGMDEAVFRAKKFIEIGADITFLEAPKDEKEMHTYCDNVPGPKMANMVEQGKTPILTPSRLQEIGYKIAAYPLTLMLAGMNSMKQTLKAIKQEKQPENLAEFSELKDMAGFPEYYKTENKYRV, encoded by the coding sequence TTGAAGTCAGCACAAAAACTGAGAGAACTATTATCATCTCAGAATATATTGATAGTGCCGGGGTGTTATGATGCTTTTTCAGCCAGGCTTATTGAAAATGCTGGTTTTCCAGCAGCATTTATGGGAGGGTTTGCGGTTTCTGTTTCAAGACTTGGTATGCCTGATACAGGTTTGATTTCCTATGCTGAAATGGCAGATCAGGGCAGAAATATCTGCAATGCTGTTTCATTTCCTGTATTTGGAGATGGGGATACAGGATATGGAAATGCTGTTAATGTACAGAGAACGGTAAAAGGTTATGCAGATGCAGGCTTTGCCTGTATTATGATTGAAGATCAGACAGCCCCTAAACGCTGCGGTCATACGCGAGGCAAGCAGATAGTAAGCAGGGACGAGGCTTTTTCCAGGATTCAGGCTGCTGTGGATACACGGGAATCAGGTGCTGATATACTCATTATCGGCCGTACTGATGCCAATGCTGTCCAGGGAATGGATGAAGCTGTTTTTCGTGCTAAAAAATTTATAGAGATCGGGGCAGATATCACCTTTCTTGAAGCTCCAAAAGATGAAAAAGAGATGCATACCTATTGTGATAATGTTCCAGGTCCTAAAATGGCAAATATGGTGGAACAGGGCAAAACACCTATATTAACCCCTTCGAGATTACAGGAAATAGGGTATAAAATTGCTGCCTATCCCCTGACACTCATGCTTGCCGGCATGAACAGCATGAAACAAACCTTAAAAGCCATTAAACAGGAAAAACAGCCTGAAAATCTGGCAGAATTTTCTGAACTAAAAGACATGGCAGGTTTTCCTGAATATTATAAAACAGAAAACAAATATCGAGTTTGA